TTAAATCTTCCAGGCTTGTCCGTCTTGGCATCTGTGAAGGCCCCTTTCTTGTATCCGAAGAGTTCTGATTCCAACAAGGTCTCTGGAAGGGCCCCGCAGTTGACTTTGATGAAGGGGCCCTTCTTGCGGCGGCTCAGTTGATGGATGGCCGAAGCAAAGAGCTCCTTACCAGTTCCACTTTCCCCGTGCAAGAGGACCGTAGCATCGCTGAGAGCTATGTCTGGAAGCACCTGGAAGATCCTGGAAAATGATTTACTTCGACTCACTATGTCCTGAAAACGGTAACGGCCCGATATCTCCTCCTGGAGCTGATGGATGAGAGATAGGTCCCGAAAGGTCTCCACCGCGCCTATTACCCGTCCCTTTTGGTCTCTGATCTGGGCTGTGGAAATGCTTATGGGAACCTCCCGGTTCTCCCGGTTGAGGATATTGACTTCCAGATTGACTATGCGCTCCTGGGTCTGGGCAGTTCGTCTGAGGGGGCAGTCCTCGAAGCAGATGTTGGCCCGGAAGATCTCGTGGCAGAACTGGCCTATGGCCTCATGGCGGCTGAATCCTGTTATCTGCTCGGCCGCCCTGTTGAAGGATGTTATACGGCCATCCTGATCCACTGTGAAGACCCCATCGGCTATGCTGTCCAGTATGAGCTGGGTCCAGCCCGGATCTGCTGCTGGATTGAGCTTTTTTTCTGGCGAGGTTCGCTCTGCCATGCCAATCCCTCCTGAGTATTCAACATAAGCCACAGGTTGCTTTTATGCAACCTGGATGGA
This genomic stretch from bacterium harbors:
- a CDS encoding sigma 54-interacting transcriptional regulator, which codes for MAERTSPEKKLNPAADPGWTQLILDSIADGVFTVDQDGRITSFNRAAEQITGFSRHEAIGQFCHEIFRANICFEDCPLRRTAQTQERIVNLEVNILNRENREVPISISTAQIRDQKGRVIGAVETFRDLSLIHQLQEEISGRYRFQDIVSRSKSFSRIFQVLPDIALSDATVLLHGESGTGKELFASAIHQLSRRKKGPFIKVNCGALPETLLESELFGYKKGAFTDAKTDKPGRFKLAEGGTLFLDEVGDLSLGTQVKLLRVLERKEYEPLGGVRTERADVRIVAATNLVLEELVARRRFREDLYYRLNVVRIDIPPLRERREDIPLLIDHFLHRLNRRLGKQVRGVSEKALRILLDHNYPGNVRELQNILEHAMILCKGVEIQPRHLPTYLTHSSPSRPVPAVDKPGSMVLREKEKEAIVCVLQRHRGRIASAARDLGIHRSTLWRKMKRLGISEEFVAEMQQLH